From the genome of Nitratidesulfovibrio sp.:
TGCCCCGGCCCGACGGGGTGGTGCCGGTGCCCCTGCACCCGGAACGGCTGCGGCGCAGGGGCTGCAACCAGTGTCTGGAACTCGCCCGCCTGCCCGCCGCCGTCCTGGGCGTGCCGCTGCGTCCCGGCTGGCTGACCCGCGTGGTACCCACCCGCCCGCAGACCGGGCTTTCACGCCAGGAGCGCCGCAGCAACCTGCGCGGGGCGTTCGTCGCGCACCCGGAAGTGCGCGGCAGGCGCGTCCTGCTGGTGGACGACATCTGCACCACCGGCACCACGTTGGCCCGCGCTGCGGACTGCCTGCTGCGGGCCGGTGCCGTGGCCGTAGACTGCGCCGTGGCGGCGCGCACCCCGGCCCATCCCGTCTCCCCTGACTGGCGCGGATAGCCGCCGCCGGTTGCCGTTATCCGGCCTTTTCCACAGCCCCTTCCCCCTCCACAGCCCAAACCCGCGCGTGGCAACCGCAAGGAGCATGCAATGGAATCGACAGCAAGGAATGCCATCGTCACCGGCGGTTCGCGCGGCATAGGCCGGGCCATCGCCCTGCGCCTGGCGCGGGACGGGTTCGGCGTGGTGGTCAACTACGCCAGCAACGCAGCCGCCGCGCTTGAAGTGGTGGACGCCATCACCACGGCGGGCGGACGTGCCGTGGCCGTGCCCGGCGATGTGGGCGAGGCGGGCGACGTTGAGCGCCTGTTCGACGCCGCGCACGCTGCCTTCGGCCCGGTGGGGGTGGTGGTGAACAGCGCGGGCGTCATGCCCATGCTGCCCATTGCCGGGGGCGATACCGCCGCCTTCGAGAGGGTGATGCGCACCAACCTGACCGGTACCTTCAACGTGCTGTCCCGGGCGGCGAACACGCTCACGGCGGGCGGGCGCATCATTGCCCTTTCCAGCAGCGTCATCGCCAAGTCGTTTCCCGGTTACGGACCGTACATCGCCAGCAAGGCGGGGGTGGAAGGGCTGGTGCGGGTGCTGGCCAACGAACTGCGGGGGCGGTCCATCACCGTCAACGCCGTGGCACCCGGTCCGGTGGCCACGGACCTGTTCCTGAACGGCAAGACCGAAGAACAGATCGCCGCCATCGGCAAGCTTGCTCCCCTGGAGCGGCTGGGCACGCCGGAAGAGATAGCCGCCGTGGTGTCCTTCCTGGCCGGGCCGGAAGGCGGCTGGGTCAATGCCCAGGTGGTGCGGGTGAACGGCGGCTTCGCCTGATTTCCCGTTGCAGCCGACCACGTTCCCCGTAGGAGAGGGCCGAGAGCGCGGGCCAGACGGCCTGCATCTCGGCCCTTGCGTGCTTTTAATGGTGACACGACATGATGTTTCGTGTAACGAAGCATTTCATATTTTACGCTTCGTATTCTTGCACGCATATCAACAGGAAAGGAGTATCCTATGCAGCTTCGCAGGCTTGTCGGCGCGCTGGCGCTGGTGCTCGTCACGGCGGCCCCGGCCCTTGCCCACTTCGGCATGATCATCCCCGACGCCCCGGTGGCCACCGCCACCAAGCGCGCCACCACCGTCACCCTGTCGTTCTCCCACCCCTTCGAGGGGCACGGCATGAACCTGGAACGCCCCCAGGCCTTCGGCGTGGTGCGGGTGGACGGTGACAAGACCGAGCGCACCGACCTGCTGGCCTCGCTGAAGGAAGCCAAGGTCATGGGCAAGGCCGCCTGGAAGACCGATTTCACCTTTCCCAAGCCCGGCGTGTACATGTTCACCATGGAACCCAAGCTGTACTGGGAACCGGAAGAAGACTGCTACATCCAGCACCTGACCAAGGTGGTGGTTCCCGCCTTCGGCAACGAGGACGGCTGGGACACCCCGGCGGGGCTGAAGTTCGAGATCATTCCCCTTACCCGGCCCTTCGGCAATTACGCGGGCGGCGTGTTCACCGGCGTGGCCATGCTGGACGGCAAGCCCGCCCCCGGCGTGGACGTGGAAGTGGAATACTACAATGCCCAGGGCAAGTACGCCGCGCCCACCGAGTTCCACGTGACCCAGGTGGTCAAGACCGACGCCAACGGCGTGTTCACCGCTGCCTGCCCGCTGGCGGGCTGGTGGGGCTTTGCCGCGCTGACCACCGGGCCCGAGCAGGTCAAGGGGCCTGATGGCACCATGAAGGACGTGGAAATCGGCGCGGTGCTCTGGACCCGCTTCGACGCCTTCAAGCCTGCCAAGTAGCGCACGGCGGGCTAACCCGCCGGCTGCGCGCCGCACTGTCCGCCCGGTTCCGGTGTTTGCCGGGGCCGGGCGTTGTCGCATCCGCAGGCCAGCGGAACAGCGCGATAAAGAGGCACTGCACGGCGCATGCAGTGGGTAGGGCGCGTGATTGGTTGCCGCTTGATGGCTTGCATTCCACGGGCGAAGCCTTATGATTGCCCGAACGCCACCGGTGCTGCCTTCACGGCGCACCGGCCCGGCGTCAGAATCGGTCCGGAGGCCTTCCCATGCGCGTGCTCATCGTCGAGGACGACTTCACCAGCCGCAAGTACTTGCAGACCATCCTTGCTCCTTACGGGGTCAGCGACATTGCCGTCAGCGGTGTCGAGGCGGTGGAGGCATTCGCGGCGGCGCTGAACGCGCAGCAGCCGTATGATCTTGTCTGTCTGGACATCATGTTGCCAGAGATGGACGGACAGGAGGCCCTGCGGCGCATCCGCGCCATGGAGCGCGAGCGCGGGGTGGCCCCTGCCGACGAGGTGCCCGTGGTCATGACCACCGCCCTCGACGATCCGCGCAACGTGGTGGAGGCCTATTACAAGGGCGGGGCCACGTCGTACGTGCCCAAGCCCATCGACCGCCAACTGTTCGTGCAGATGTTGAAGGGGCTTGGCGTCATCCGTTGATTGCACCAATCGTCCTTTCACCGCTGGCGTCGCGTGACGTTGCAGTGAAGGAACATGCTGATTGGGGCTGTCTGCGGCTTTGCCGAAGTCATCCTTCCCACGCATCTGCCCGGCGCTCCCGGCCAGAAGCCGCAGCGCCGCCCGTCGCATGCCGCCGTTTCGATGGTGGACCGACGCCGCACCGACACCCCCGTCGTTGCACCGGCCCGATACCTTGCGGGCCGCAACTGATGCGGTATGCCGGTGGGCACAGCCCGCCTGTCTACCCCGACTTCGACCAACCGCACGCAACCATCGGGAGTACCCATGACCCGTACCCGGATTCTTGCCTGTTGCCTGGCCGTGGCCGTGGCCCTTTGCCTGAGCATGACCGACCTCGCCGACGCCAAGCGCCTTGGCGGGGGCAAGTCGTTCGGCGGCAGCCCCAGTTACCAGCGCAGCTTCACACCCAGCCAGCCTTCGCCTTCTTCTCCTGCCAGCCCCAACCTCAACCGGCAGCAGCAGACCCCGCAGCCCGGCCCCGCCACCCCGCAGCAGGCCCCGCGCTCCCGTTTCGGCGGGTTCGGCGGCATTCTGGGCGGCATGCTGGCGGGCAGCCTGATAGGCTCGCTGCTGTTCGGCGGCGGCTTTGGCGGCGTGGGCATGATGGACATGCTGCTCGTGGCGCTGGTGGTTTTCATGGGGCTGAAGCTCTTTGCCGCCCGTCGCGGTAGCACCCCCGCACCGGCCTCCGCTTCCGGTCAGCCCGGCGGCATGCGCCGCGC
Proteins encoded in this window:
- a CDS encoding SDR family oxidoreductase; the encoded protein is MESTARNAIVTGGSRGIGRAIALRLARDGFGVVVNYASNAAAALEVVDAITTAGGRAVAVPGDVGEAGDVERLFDAAHAAFGPVGVVVNSAGVMPMLPIAGGDTAAFERVMRTNLTGTFNVLSRAANTLTAGGRIIALSSSVIAKSFPGYGPYIASKAGVEGLVRVLANELRGRSITVNAVAPGPVATDLFLNGKTEEQIAAIGKLAPLERLGTPEEIAAVVSFLAGPEGGWVNAQVVRVNGGFA
- a CDS encoding DUF4198 domain-containing protein; translated protein: MQLRRLVGALALVLVTAAPALAHFGMIIPDAPVATATKRATTVTLSFSHPFEGHGMNLERPQAFGVVRVDGDKTERTDLLASLKEAKVMGKAAWKTDFTFPKPGVYMFTMEPKLYWEPEEDCYIQHLTKVVVPAFGNEDGWDTPAGLKFEIIPLTRPFGNYAGGVFTGVAMLDGKPAPGVDVEVEYYNAQGKYAAPTEFHVTQVVKTDANGVFTAACPLAGWWGFAALTTGPEQVKGPDGTMKDVEIGAVLWTRFDAFKPAK
- a CDS encoding response regulator, which translates into the protein MRVLIVEDDFTSRKYLQTILAPYGVSDIAVSGVEAVEAFAAALNAQQPYDLVCLDIMLPEMDGQEALRRIRAMERERGVAPADEVPVVMTTALDDPRNVVEAYYKGGATSYVPKPIDRQLFVQMLKGLGVIR